One window of the Cuculus canorus isolate bCucCan1 chromosome 13, bCucCan1.pri, whole genome shotgun sequence genome contains the following:
- the MYLK3 gene encoding myosin light chain kinase 3 isoform X3, with protein sequence MGTLYRESSVHRSLRLSMGGFCVSDYIKRFTAKDKPEESGAKPKYVLSNRGTQTESKKPLEETKSGQNLDVQKRACGKVDASSAIAHKADSKPQVKERRVQQQAAEGAGKTHGSKSCQQQKDIGVKALNQHNGLSFVNQDHLGNQNVPAKAHDMDRAPCLEGCHGQPVHQQLGKNENKPPPSSVASREAVPSTSQAVSDTGCEVTHTRVSVNTHVTEMKEEIERTKEGNLKDQRGKGPKVKSPSSTPAEVQRAEQLPDKLKLKLSPKNIISEPDREVKGDNKQNEPASPTGKQRPLLSKPERGKKADEKSDLKGKAITSPNTFVKEPTKDVKVEVEVHQEIAKAEESQVDTISKRRECESAPAGGSESDAWAFAGVAPEKAESLGDSKELPTQDEAIIDDSPSPPAPFEHRIVSVKQTEVTTCFSVCRHEVLGGGRFGQVHKCTEISTGLSLAAKIIKVKGAKEREEVKNEINIMNQLNHVNLIQLYDAFETKNNITLIMEYLDGGELFDRITDENYNLTELDAILFTKQICEGVHYLHQHYILHLDLKPENILCVNRSGNQIKIIDFGLARRYKPREKLKVNFGTPEFLAPEVVNYDFVSFPTDMWSVGVITYMLLSGLSPFLGETDAETMNYVVNCNWDFDAEAFEQLSEEAKDFISRLLVKEKSCRMSATQCLKHEWLNNLPDKAKKSRLRLKSQLLLQSYFTHRKWKKHFYVVAAANRLKRFQSTAMKLA encoded by the exons ATGGGAACTCTGTATCGAGAGTCTTCCGTTCACAGATCCCTTCGTTTGAGCATGGGAGGCTTTTGTGTTTCTGATTACATAAAGAGATTTACG GCAAAAGATAAGCCTGAGGAAAGTGGTGCAAAGCCTAAGTATGTGCTTAGTAACAGAGGAACccaaactgaaagcaagaagCCTCTGGAAG agacaaaaagTGGGCAAAACCTGGATGTACAAAAGAGAGCGTGTGGGAAGGTGGATGCTTCTAGTGCCATAGCACACAAAGCTGACTCCAAACCCCAAGTGAAAGAGAGGAGGGTGCAGCAGCAAGCAGCAGAAGGTGCTGGCAAAACACATGGCTCTAAGAGctgtcagcagcaaaaggaCATAGGTGTCAAAGCTTTGAATCAACACAACGGTCTTTCCTTCGTAAATCAAGATCATCTAGGCAACCAAAATGTTCCTGCTAAAGCACACGATATGGACAGGGCCCCCTGCCTGGAGGGGTGCCACGGCCAGCCTGTTCATCAGCAGcttggaaagaatgaaaacaagccTCCACCGTCAAGTGTGGCATCCCGAGAAGCTGTGCCCTCCACATCCCAGGCTGTATCTGACACAGGGTGTGAAGTGACACATACCAG GGTGTCTGTCAACACACATGtgactgaaatgaaagaagagattGAGAGGACCAAGGAAGGAAACTTAAAGGATCAGAGAGGTAAAGGTCCCAAAGTAAAATCCCCATCCTCCACACCAGCAGAAGTGCAAAGAGCCGAACAGCTGCCtgacaaattaaaacttaaacTGAGTCCTAAAAACATCATCTCTGAGCCAGACCGAGAGGTGAAAGGGGACAATAAGCAAAATGAACCTGCATCTCCAACAGGGAAACAACGGCCATTACTGAGCAAGCCTGAACGAGGAAAGAAGGCTGACGAGAAATCGGATTTAAAAGGCAAGGCCATAACCTCACCGAACACGTTTGTGAAGGAGCCTACGAAAGATGTGAAGGTAGAAGTGGAAGTCCACCAAGAAATAGCAAAAGCAGAGGAATCCCAGGTGGATACCATCTCCAAGAGGAGAGAGTGTGAGTCTGCACCTGCAGGGGGAAGTGAAAGCGATGCCTGGGCGTTTGCAGGGGTGGCACCAGAAAAGGCCGAGTCATTGGGAGACAGCAAAGAGCTTCCCACACAGGATGAAGCCATCATCG ATGacagcccttctcctccagctcctttcGAGCATCGTATTGTGAGTGTGAAGCAAACGGAGGTGACAACCTGCTTCTCGGTGTGTCGTCATGAAGTACTGGGGGG GGGACGTTTTGGGCAAGTCCACAAGTGCACGGAAATATCAACTGGCCTCAGCCTGGCAGCTAAAATAATCAAAGTGAAAGGAGCCAAAGAGCGG GaggaagtaaaaaatgaaatcaatatCATGAACCAATTAAATCATGTGAATCTGATCCAGCTTTATGATGCTTTTGAAACCAAAAATAACATCACTCTGATCATGGAATA TCTTGATGGTGGTGAATTATTTGACCGGATCACAGATGAAAACTACAACCTGACTGAGCTGGATGCGATCCTGTTTACCAAACAGATTTGCGAAGGTGTCCACTACTTGCACCAGCATTACATTCTGCATTTGGATCTGAAG CCTGAAAACATACTATGTGTAAATCGCAGCGGAAACCAGATTAAAATTATTGACTTTGGATTAGCAAGGAG GTACAAACCTCGAGAGAAGCTGAAGGTGAATTTTGGAACTCCAGAGTTCCTGGCTCCTGAAGTGGTGAACTACGACTTTGTGTCCTTCCCAACAGACATGTGGAGCGTGGGCGTCATCACATATATGTT gcTTAGTGGCCTCTCTCCGTTCTTGGGAGAAACTGATGCGGAAACAATGAATTACGTTGTCAACTGCAACTGGGACTTTGATGCAGAAGCGTTTGAGCAGCTGTCAGAGGAAGCTAAAGACTTCATTTCCAGATTACTTGTGAAGGAGAAAAG ctgccGGATGAGTGCAACACAGTGTCTGAAGCACGAGTGGTTGAACAATCTCCCTGACAAAGCCAAGAAGTCCAGGCTTCGCCTGAAGTCCCAGCTGTTGCTGCAGAGTTACTTCACTCACAGAAAATGGAAG
- the MYLK3 gene encoding myosin light chain kinase 3 isoform X5: protein MTAAGLAFAKDKPEESGAKPKYVLSNRGTQTESKKPLEETKSGQNLDVQKRACGKVDASSAIAHKADSKPQVKERRVQQQAAEGAGKTHGSKSCQQQKDIGVKALNQHNGLSFVNQDHLGNQNVPAKAHDMDRAPCLEGCHGQPVHQQLGKNENKPPPSSVASREAVPSTSQAVSDTGCEVTHTRVSVNTHVTEMKEEIERTKEGNLKDQRGKGPKVKSPSSTPAEVQRAEQLPDKLKLKLSPKNIISEPDREVKGDNKQNEPASPTGKQRPLLSKPERGKKADEKSDLKGKAITSPNTFVKEPTKDVKVEVEVHQEIAKAEESQVDTISKRRECESAPAGGSESDAWAFAGVAPEKAESLGDSKELPTQDEAIIDDSPSPPAPFEHRIVSVKQTEVTTCFSVCRHEVLGGGRFGQVHKCTEISTGLSLAAKIIKVKGAKEREEVKNEINIMNQLNHVNLIQLYDAFETKNNITLIMEYLDGGELFDRITDENYNLTELDAILFTKQICEGVHYLHQHYILHLDLKPENILCVNRSGNQIKIIDFGLARRYKPREKLKVNFGTPEFLAPEVVNYDFVSFPTDMWSVGVITYMLLSGLSPFLGETDAETMNYVVNCNWDFDAEAFEQLSEEAKDFISRLLVKEKSCRMSATQCLKHEWLNNLPDKAKKSRLRLKSQLLLQSYFTHRKWKKHFYVVAAANRLKRFQSTAMKLA from the exons ATGACAGCTGCAGGCCTTGCCTTT GCAAAAGATAAGCCTGAGGAAAGTGGTGCAAAGCCTAAGTATGTGCTTAGTAACAGAGGAACccaaactgaaagcaagaagCCTCTGGAAG agacaaaaagTGGGCAAAACCTGGATGTACAAAAGAGAGCGTGTGGGAAGGTGGATGCTTCTAGTGCCATAGCACACAAAGCTGACTCCAAACCCCAAGTGAAAGAGAGGAGGGTGCAGCAGCAAGCAGCAGAAGGTGCTGGCAAAACACATGGCTCTAAGAGctgtcagcagcaaaaggaCATAGGTGTCAAAGCTTTGAATCAACACAACGGTCTTTCCTTCGTAAATCAAGATCATCTAGGCAACCAAAATGTTCCTGCTAAAGCACACGATATGGACAGGGCCCCCTGCCTGGAGGGGTGCCACGGCCAGCCTGTTCATCAGCAGcttggaaagaatgaaaacaagccTCCACCGTCAAGTGTGGCATCCCGAGAAGCTGTGCCCTCCACATCCCAGGCTGTATCTGACACAGGGTGTGAAGTGACACATACCAG GGTGTCTGTCAACACACATGtgactgaaatgaaagaagagattGAGAGGACCAAGGAAGGAAACTTAAAGGATCAGAGAGGTAAAGGTCCCAAAGTAAAATCCCCATCCTCCACACCAGCAGAAGTGCAAAGAGCCGAACAGCTGCCtgacaaattaaaacttaaacTGAGTCCTAAAAACATCATCTCTGAGCCAGACCGAGAGGTGAAAGGGGACAATAAGCAAAATGAACCTGCATCTCCAACAGGGAAACAACGGCCATTACTGAGCAAGCCTGAACGAGGAAAGAAGGCTGACGAGAAATCGGATTTAAAAGGCAAGGCCATAACCTCACCGAACACGTTTGTGAAGGAGCCTACGAAAGATGTGAAGGTAGAAGTGGAAGTCCACCAAGAAATAGCAAAAGCAGAGGAATCCCAGGTGGATACCATCTCCAAGAGGAGAGAGTGTGAGTCTGCACCTGCAGGGGGAAGTGAAAGCGATGCCTGGGCGTTTGCAGGGGTGGCACCAGAAAAGGCCGAGTCATTGGGAGACAGCAAAGAGCTTCCCACACAGGATGAAGCCATCATCG ATGacagcccttctcctccagctcctttcGAGCATCGTATTGTGAGTGTGAAGCAAACGGAGGTGACAACCTGCTTCTCGGTGTGTCGTCATGAAGTACTGGGGGG GGGACGTTTTGGGCAAGTCCACAAGTGCACGGAAATATCAACTGGCCTCAGCCTGGCAGCTAAAATAATCAAAGTGAAAGGAGCCAAAGAGCGG GaggaagtaaaaaatgaaatcaatatCATGAACCAATTAAATCATGTGAATCTGATCCAGCTTTATGATGCTTTTGAAACCAAAAATAACATCACTCTGATCATGGAATA TCTTGATGGTGGTGAATTATTTGACCGGATCACAGATGAAAACTACAACCTGACTGAGCTGGATGCGATCCTGTTTACCAAACAGATTTGCGAAGGTGTCCACTACTTGCACCAGCATTACATTCTGCATTTGGATCTGAAG CCTGAAAACATACTATGTGTAAATCGCAGCGGAAACCAGATTAAAATTATTGACTTTGGATTAGCAAGGAG GTACAAACCTCGAGAGAAGCTGAAGGTGAATTTTGGAACTCCAGAGTTCCTGGCTCCTGAAGTGGTGAACTACGACTTTGTGTCCTTCCCAACAGACATGTGGAGCGTGGGCGTCATCACATATATGTT gcTTAGTGGCCTCTCTCCGTTCTTGGGAGAAACTGATGCGGAAACAATGAATTACGTTGTCAACTGCAACTGGGACTTTGATGCAGAAGCGTTTGAGCAGCTGTCAGAGGAAGCTAAAGACTTCATTTCCAGATTACTTGTGAAGGAGAAAAG ctgccGGATGAGTGCAACACAGTGTCTGAAGCACGAGTGGTTGAACAATCTCCCTGACAAAGCCAAGAAGTCCAGGCTTCGCCTGAAGTCCCAGCTGTTGCTGCAGAGTTACTTCACTCACAGAAAATGGAAG
- the MYLK3 gene encoding myosin light chain kinase 3 isoform X1: MSAGGLDLAEGTALAKLQPTKVNTLSMMDKKLSLLNEKMDKLLHFQEDLTDKLQQVNKGTDDVEKGITKLTVSQAAPDETDAMKKGLKVSDGAQQTDVQSICSEVLKLIKAAQVDASKHRERLAKIERRVDTLDKVITFMGEILKNSKVVDFILKGIVPWKKGSLLEILDEAKDKPEESGAKPKYVLSNRGTQTESKKPLEETKSGQNLDVQKRACGKVDASSAIAHKADSKPQVKERRVQQQAAEGAGKTHGSKSCQQQKDIGVKALNQHNGLSFVNQDHLGNQNVPAKAHDMDRAPCLEGCHGQPVHQQLGKNENKPPPSSVASREAVPSTSQAVSDTGCEVTHTRVSVNTHVTEMKEEIERTKEGNLKDQRGKGPKVKSPSSTPAEVQRAEQLPDKLKLKLSPKNIISEPDREVKGDNKQNEPASPTGKQRPLLSKPERGKKADEKSDLKGKAITSPNTFVKEPTKDVKVEVEVHQEIAKAEESQVDTISKRRECESAPAGGSESDAWAFAGVAPEKAESLGDSKELPTQDEAIIDDSPSPPAPFEHRIVSVKQTEVTTCFSVCRHEVLGGGRFGQVHKCTEISTGLSLAAKIIKVKGAKEREEVKNEINIMNQLNHVNLIQLYDAFETKNNITLIMEYLDGGELFDRITDENYNLTELDAILFTKQICEGVHYLHQHYILHLDLKPENILCVNRSGNQIKIIDFGLARRYKPREKLKVNFGTPEFLAPEVVNYDFVSFPTDMWSVGVITYMLLSGLSPFLGETDAETMNYVVNCNWDFDAEAFEQLSEEAKDFISRLLVKEKSCRMSATQCLKHEWLNNLPDKAKKSRLRLKSQLLLQSYFTHRKWKKHFYVVAAANRLKRFQSTAMKLA, translated from the exons ATGTCTGCAGGTGGCTTGGACCTTGCAGAGGGAACTGCCCTGGCCAAGTTACAGCCTACAAAAGTGAACACTTTGAGTATGATGGACAAAAAACTGAGTCTCTTGAATGAAAAAATGGATAAACTGTTGCATTTCCAAGAAGATCTGACAGACAAACTGCAGCAAGTTAACAAAGGCACTGATGATGTAGAAAAAGGCATTACCAAGCTAACAGTATCCCAAGCAGCTCCTGATGAGACAGACGCGATGAAAAAGGGCCTAAAGGTATCGGACGGTGCTCAGCAGACTGATGTCCAGAGCATCTGCTCTGAAGTGTTGAAACTGATAAAAGCTGCCCAGGTAGATGCCTCGAAGCATAGGGAAAGGCTGGCAAAGATAGAGAGAAGGGTTGATACGCTGGATAAAGTTATCACATTTATgggagaaatattaaaaaactctAAAGTAGTGGATTTTATTCTCAAAGGCATTGTGCCCTGGAAGAAGGGGAGTCTGCTGGAAATCCTTGAtgag GCAAAAGATAAGCCTGAGGAAAGTGGTGCAAAGCCTAAGTATGTGCTTAGTAACAGAGGAACccaaactgaaagcaagaagCCTCTGGAAG agacaaaaagTGGGCAAAACCTGGATGTACAAAAGAGAGCGTGTGGGAAGGTGGATGCTTCTAGTGCCATAGCACACAAAGCTGACTCCAAACCCCAAGTGAAAGAGAGGAGGGTGCAGCAGCAAGCAGCAGAAGGTGCTGGCAAAACACATGGCTCTAAGAGctgtcagcagcaaaaggaCATAGGTGTCAAAGCTTTGAATCAACACAACGGTCTTTCCTTCGTAAATCAAGATCATCTAGGCAACCAAAATGTTCCTGCTAAAGCACACGATATGGACAGGGCCCCCTGCCTGGAGGGGTGCCACGGCCAGCCTGTTCATCAGCAGcttggaaagaatgaaaacaagccTCCACCGTCAAGTGTGGCATCCCGAGAAGCTGTGCCCTCCACATCCCAGGCTGTATCTGACACAGGGTGTGAAGTGACACATACCAG GGTGTCTGTCAACACACATGtgactgaaatgaaagaagagattGAGAGGACCAAGGAAGGAAACTTAAAGGATCAGAGAGGTAAAGGTCCCAAAGTAAAATCCCCATCCTCCACACCAGCAGAAGTGCAAAGAGCCGAACAGCTGCCtgacaaattaaaacttaaacTGAGTCCTAAAAACATCATCTCTGAGCCAGACCGAGAGGTGAAAGGGGACAATAAGCAAAATGAACCTGCATCTCCAACAGGGAAACAACGGCCATTACTGAGCAAGCCTGAACGAGGAAAGAAGGCTGACGAGAAATCGGATTTAAAAGGCAAGGCCATAACCTCACCGAACACGTTTGTGAAGGAGCCTACGAAAGATGTGAAGGTAGAAGTGGAAGTCCACCAAGAAATAGCAAAAGCAGAGGAATCCCAGGTGGATACCATCTCCAAGAGGAGAGAGTGTGAGTCTGCACCTGCAGGGGGAAGTGAAAGCGATGCCTGGGCGTTTGCAGGGGTGGCACCAGAAAAGGCCGAGTCATTGGGAGACAGCAAAGAGCTTCCCACACAGGATGAAGCCATCATCG ATGacagcccttctcctccagctcctttcGAGCATCGTATTGTGAGTGTGAAGCAAACGGAGGTGACAACCTGCTTCTCGGTGTGTCGTCATGAAGTACTGGGGGG GGGACGTTTTGGGCAAGTCCACAAGTGCACGGAAATATCAACTGGCCTCAGCCTGGCAGCTAAAATAATCAAAGTGAAAGGAGCCAAAGAGCGG GaggaagtaaaaaatgaaatcaatatCATGAACCAATTAAATCATGTGAATCTGATCCAGCTTTATGATGCTTTTGAAACCAAAAATAACATCACTCTGATCATGGAATA TCTTGATGGTGGTGAATTATTTGACCGGATCACAGATGAAAACTACAACCTGACTGAGCTGGATGCGATCCTGTTTACCAAACAGATTTGCGAAGGTGTCCACTACTTGCACCAGCATTACATTCTGCATTTGGATCTGAAG CCTGAAAACATACTATGTGTAAATCGCAGCGGAAACCAGATTAAAATTATTGACTTTGGATTAGCAAGGAG GTACAAACCTCGAGAGAAGCTGAAGGTGAATTTTGGAACTCCAGAGTTCCTGGCTCCTGAAGTGGTGAACTACGACTTTGTGTCCTTCCCAACAGACATGTGGAGCGTGGGCGTCATCACATATATGTT gcTTAGTGGCCTCTCTCCGTTCTTGGGAGAAACTGATGCGGAAACAATGAATTACGTTGTCAACTGCAACTGGGACTTTGATGCAGAAGCGTTTGAGCAGCTGTCAGAGGAAGCTAAAGACTTCATTTCCAGATTACTTGTGAAGGAGAAAAG ctgccGGATGAGTGCAACACAGTGTCTGAAGCACGAGTGGTTGAACAATCTCCCTGACAAAGCCAAGAAGTCCAGGCTTCGCCTGAAGTCCCAGCTGTTGCTGCAGAGTTACTTCACTCACAGAAAATGGAAG
- the MYLK3 gene encoding myosin light chain kinase 3 isoform X2: protein MSAGGLDLAEGTALAKLQPTKVNTLSMMDKKLSLLNEKMDKLLHFQEDLTDKLQQVNKGTDDVEKGITKLTVSQAAPDETDAMKKGLKVSDGAQQTDVQSICSEVLKLIKAAQVDASKHRERLAKIERRVDTLDKVITFMGEILKNSKVVDFILKGIVPWKKGSLLEILDEAKDKPEESGAKPKYVLSNRGTQTESKKPLEETKSGQNLDVQKRACGKVDASSAIAHKADSKPQVKERRVQQQAAEGAGKTHGSKSCQQQKDIGVKALNQHNGLSFVNQDHLGNQNVPAKAHDMDRAPCLEGCHGQPVHQQLGKNENKPPPSSVASREAVPSTSQAVSDTGCEVTHTRVSVNTHVTEMKEEIERTKEGNLKDQRGKQRPLLSKPERGKKADEKSDLKGKAITSPNTFVKEPTKDVKVEVEVHQEIAKAEESQVDTISKRRECESAPAGGSESDAWAFAGVAPEKAESLGDSKELPTQDEAIIDDSPSPPAPFEHRIVSVKQTEVTTCFSVCRHEVLGGGRFGQVHKCTEISTGLSLAAKIIKVKGAKEREEVKNEINIMNQLNHVNLIQLYDAFETKNNITLIMEYLDGGELFDRITDENYNLTELDAILFTKQICEGVHYLHQHYILHLDLKPENILCVNRSGNQIKIIDFGLARRYKPREKLKVNFGTPEFLAPEVVNYDFVSFPTDMWSVGVITYMLLSGLSPFLGETDAETMNYVVNCNWDFDAEAFEQLSEEAKDFISRLLVKEKSCRMSATQCLKHEWLNNLPDKAKKSRLRLKSQLLLQSYFTHRKWKKHFYVVAAANRLKRFQSTAMKLA, encoded by the exons ATGTCTGCAGGTGGCTTGGACCTTGCAGAGGGAACTGCCCTGGCCAAGTTACAGCCTACAAAAGTGAACACTTTGAGTATGATGGACAAAAAACTGAGTCTCTTGAATGAAAAAATGGATAAACTGTTGCATTTCCAAGAAGATCTGACAGACAAACTGCAGCAAGTTAACAAAGGCACTGATGATGTAGAAAAAGGCATTACCAAGCTAACAGTATCCCAAGCAGCTCCTGATGAGACAGACGCGATGAAAAAGGGCCTAAAGGTATCGGACGGTGCTCAGCAGACTGATGTCCAGAGCATCTGCTCTGAAGTGTTGAAACTGATAAAAGCTGCCCAGGTAGATGCCTCGAAGCATAGGGAAAGGCTGGCAAAGATAGAGAGAAGGGTTGATACGCTGGATAAAGTTATCACATTTATgggagaaatattaaaaaactctAAAGTAGTGGATTTTATTCTCAAAGGCATTGTGCCCTGGAAGAAGGGGAGTCTGCTGGAAATCCTTGAtgag GCAAAAGATAAGCCTGAGGAAAGTGGTGCAAAGCCTAAGTATGTGCTTAGTAACAGAGGAACccaaactgaaagcaagaagCCTCTGGAAG agacaaaaagTGGGCAAAACCTGGATGTACAAAAGAGAGCGTGTGGGAAGGTGGATGCTTCTAGTGCCATAGCACACAAAGCTGACTCCAAACCCCAAGTGAAAGAGAGGAGGGTGCAGCAGCAAGCAGCAGAAGGTGCTGGCAAAACACATGGCTCTAAGAGctgtcagcagcaaaaggaCATAGGTGTCAAAGCTTTGAATCAACACAACGGTCTTTCCTTCGTAAATCAAGATCATCTAGGCAACCAAAATGTTCCTGCTAAAGCACACGATATGGACAGGGCCCCCTGCCTGGAGGGGTGCCACGGCCAGCCTGTTCATCAGCAGcttggaaagaatgaaaacaagccTCCACCGTCAAGTGTGGCATCCCGAGAAGCTGTGCCCTCCACATCCCAGGCTGTATCTGACACAGGGTGTGAAGTGACACATACCAG GGTGTCTGTCAACACACATGtgactgaaatgaaagaagagattGAGAGGACCAAGGAAGGAAACTTAAAGGATCAGAGAG GGAAACAACGGCCATTACTGAGCAAGCCTGAACGAGGAAAGAAGGCTGACGAGAAATCGGATTTAAAAGGCAAGGCCATAACCTCACCGAACACGTTTGTGAAGGAGCCTACGAAAGATGTGAAGGTAGAAGTGGAAGTCCACCAAGAAATAGCAAAAGCAGAGGAATCCCAGGTGGATACCATCTCCAAGAGGAGAGAGTGTGAGTCTGCACCTGCAGGGGGAAGTGAAAGCGATGCCTGGGCGTTTGCAGGGGTGGCACCAGAAAAGGCCGAGTCATTGGGAGACAGCAAAGAGCTTCCCACACAGGATGAAGCCATCATCG ATGacagcccttctcctccagctcctttcGAGCATCGTATTGTGAGTGTGAAGCAAACGGAGGTGACAACCTGCTTCTCGGTGTGTCGTCATGAAGTACTGGGGGG GGGACGTTTTGGGCAAGTCCACAAGTGCACGGAAATATCAACTGGCCTCAGCCTGGCAGCTAAAATAATCAAAGTGAAAGGAGCCAAAGAGCGG GaggaagtaaaaaatgaaatcaatatCATGAACCAATTAAATCATGTGAATCTGATCCAGCTTTATGATGCTTTTGAAACCAAAAATAACATCACTCTGATCATGGAATA TCTTGATGGTGGTGAATTATTTGACCGGATCACAGATGAAAACTACAACCTGACTGAGCTGGATGCGATCCTGTTTACCAAACAGATTTGCGAAGGTGTCCACTACTTGCACCAGCATTACATTCTGCATTTGGATCTGAAG CCTGAAAACATACTATGTGTAAATCGCAGCGGAAACCAGATTAAAATTATTGACTTTGGATTAGCAAGGAG GTACAAACCTCGAGAGAAGCTGAAGGTGAATTTTGGAACTCCAGAGTTCCTGGCTCCTGAAGTGGTGAACTACGACTTTGTGTCCTTCCCAACAGACATGTGGAGCGTGGGCGTCATCACATATATGTT gcTTAGTGGCCTCTCTCCGTTCTTGGGAGAAACTGATGCGGAAACAATGAATTACGTTGTCAACTGCAACTGGGACTTTGATGCAGAAGCGTTTGAGCAGCTGTCAGAGGAAGCTAAAGACTTCATTTCCAGATTACTTGTGAAGGAGAAAAG ctgccGGATGAGTGCAACACAGTGTCTGAAGCACGAGTGGTTGAACAATCTCCCTGACAAAGCCAAGAAGTCCAGGCTTCGCCTGAAGTCCCAGCTGTTGCTGCAGAGTTACTTCACTCACAGAAAATGGAAG